Part of the Helianthus annuus cultivar XRQ/B unplaced genomic scaffold, HanXRQr2.0-SUNRISE HanXRQChr00c004, whole genome shotgun sequence genome is shown below.
aaaccccaaatatagcgagaaataagtactggctccGGCGAAGCTAGAGTTggcacaattctggcatactcgaaacatttcgaagtataccctcgacagtcaacatccaccattcggtggctcaggaacttgtttgccatttgttctttttcatattcgggacagaattttctttccaccaattgtctaaattcttcccaattcatggcataagCCACGTCACTACCCTTGGCTCgcaataccgtattccaccattctaatgcctcttccttgaaaaggtgagaagcatacataaCTTTGTCTTCCTCTGTGCATTTACTAATTTTAATTACCGCTTCagttttctccaaccaacgcagtgcggctgtcgccccttcattgcTTGCAAATTcggctggtttacaggcaagaaattccttataagtgcaaccaggtgttacaactttcattttcttaagtaCTGGGGCTTGAACCACATTATTCTTATTGATGCCGCCTCCATTAAccctattactgaaattatcttcgcacgtgcgtttactggggttggcttgtgaaggctcaacaggacttttaACAGCAGCGACGATTGCCGGGATAGCGTTGGCTATTCCCTGAGCgacgatgttttctatatcttgtcGATTTAGAAAGTGATCATCATTATTgtgttccgattgattaacttcattaactggttcattaacagTGTGGTCCATCTGGTAATTAATTTATATTAGTGATTAGCACAAAACAAATAATAACCAACCACAGTAAAACAATCGCCCATGATCACAACAACACGTATGgccaaaattgtcgactttgcgactttgatatttttatatatattagtatgcatccgtacacactaGTTATCTTACAAAAGGTTTTATTTTAAGTTACTTTACAtaattatatttttgttatttattattattttattattattaaacaaacaCACCACACAACCACATACTGTCCCCGTCAGCTGGCActtcagaaacgacgttccctctcgtcgtacttccaggagatctgttctcccacttccaggattctatttcctgcatctaCTAGTTCCTCGccatagtggcggagttcagccaagTTCTCATTGCTCATCGGTGGGTTTGGTGCAGGCTCCGGGTCGAATTGAGGGAAAAAGGTGTTAGGGTTATTTAAGAgattctgaaattgccagtcagtggtccaccattcttccagttcTCCTGGTAGAGGTCGGGGGTTGACAATGGGATCTGGGATAGCAGGCTCTAGATTAACTGGAAGTTGTGACTCAATTGGGTAATTGAAGAGGTTTTCATCGGCCGGTCCGATGAGGTCACTAAGTGCCAGTTTACGATCCAGCTCTTCCCATGATGGCCTTTCCTGGGCTTGCctggaactttccccaatctctaTTCCTTTTCCCTTATCTTTTGGATCCTCGGTCTTTACAACTTTCTGTACTGCTGGTTTCTTCCTACGCACACGCCTCCAACCTACAAGTCTTCTTCTCTTTTTCGGCTTTGGTTTTTCCTGCAGTTGGGCCTGAAACACCATTGGCTCTTCAATATCAGCCTGGTAGCCAGGGAAAGTGTCGGTAGTATCCATATCTGTGGTATGGATAGTAAAGTCTTTAAGGGCTTCTgatagttcattcatgctgttagcatacatgaagaaacacacaaaattctaagttaaaattttgtaaactaaaatttcacagaatcacagaatggcaatcagaaaaatgaagtatttctaaatacttaattggcttaaataagtggctctgataccacctttttctgtcacgacccccgacccggttttacccgtttcaggagccgcgagaCAGAAATCCGTGGTATTATTCATTTTGGCAACGtaaattttaacaggatctttttaaaCTGAAAATGCCCATTTAATTTATTTCACcatttcgggataaaccccgtaatttacaataagggtaATTTCACTGGGAAacccctgttttacaaaacatgtttatttattttactgagccactacttcaagcttgttagtgctccgtagcacttttccttgattcacagtaagtcacctgaaacatgttttaaaaagattttatcagctgGGAAATACTGACGAGTCACTCAATTTTGATAAAACGACACATCGCTATAAATTAcaacataagagcgattacaatggcttttatcttatttttatctggcgctgtgtcacaccctggtgatgatggtcataccactattgggtcctttcacccaagtagtgatgattatcactgttaggtttatgagcctaaccgtgagaaattagtaatgtgcacaataccccactagccagttactcaagataaccacgacttaatccctgtaattataactttgaaaatagttGGAGTATTATAAAAcattgttgataaaaagagaatgactcacattgcaagtttagttgggcagagtttagcctactgatttagccttgtgtaggatcgtttgcacgaccaaacgagtcgttcagaagaggtCTCGTccaatacaaaaggcggaaacagacgtattggagttgaatcagcttgatatacacATTAATTATCTAGTTTATTGATCTGAAAGCTTTTTACAGTCCaaagacacttcggcagcacttcggcgtccGGAatgaaaagttacaaatgagatggCACAACCTACTATTTATAGACAACCTATTCAGCACGAAACAACACATGCGAAATGAACAGgatcatttcgtgcgaaatagcctcCAAACACATTTTTGACATTTTTCTCGTATATCGTGCCCTAATCTATCTATTCACATACAAGACTCAGAcgaagacaaagtcgacagacgtatgcaccaacagactcccccttggatgttgacgaagtcttcggtgcgAGTCTTCAGCATGTCaactcttcagtcttgatcgATCTTCTCATACTTTCCAAAATGTTCTCCATTGTAAGAATCtttcaatctctatcttctctttatcaacatcaacactcccccttgaatgttgatatCATAATCAGCATCTTCATTTTTTACTGAATGATGATCCAGGATCTAACTCTGGCCCtaacctcgtcagactccccatttcatcaagctgggatcgctgtctggaattagCTATCGCCTTGAGGTCGAATCCTGGCTCAAACTCTTGTTCATGCTATACATTCTTCACTGGTTCAGGATCGTAGCCTAGCTCTTTGTAACATTCAGACTCAGGAACCTGGCtttaacctgcacatcctctaccacTTGTAAGATAAACAGATTTAACATTTATAAACTTCTTGAATTTGTAATTTTCATAAAttttgattcaaattaatgaaccatttaaaCATTTTAGAATTATTTCACAACTCAAACAAACTTTCCCAATccttttgttcatcatgtttagcacttggaattttgaatagaaatagcaattaaatatagctataaattagctggattttaggtttttgttaaatatacatgtatgaTAGCATATATACCAGCGTATTTTGATATAACATACATATaatttttttctagtgtatcgctatttataaaatagttgCGCGCCATTTATCTATacctatgtagcatataggtaccttatcgctattcgccattaacaaccaTGAGTTTGACTTCTTGTTATAATCTTAGCTGGCTTGAAAGCTGAAACCAGAAGCTCTCAACCGACTTCAATTACAACATCTGTTCAAACTGAGCTCCCAGATAATGAAAAAAGTGAACCTGATGATCTTCCAAGTGGCGATGACAACACCACCACTGAGGATCAACCACAAGTGGACTTCACTAAGCTTACAGGGAAACAAAAGAAGCTATTTGAGTTGAGGCTGAAGATGGTAACTGCTTTTTTTCTACTTGTAGTAATGTTTTACGACATTTTTTATGTGTCAAGAGTATAATCATATATGTATGTTTGATCGTATATGTGCAGAACGAGGCAAGGAAAGCCAATCAAAGTGCCATGGTGgcagaaaagaaaagaaaggatgGTCCACAAGAGTCGAGGGGAATTTCAAAACAGAAGTGGTTGGATGAGAGGAAGAAGAAGATCGGGAAACTTCTAGATGCAAACGGGTTGGATATGAAAGAAGCATATATGTTAGATACGCAGCAGGTGGCAGAAACAAAGTACAAAAAATGGGAGAAGGAACCTGCTCCAGCTGGTTGGGATGGTATGTGTTTTCATATTCATTTATCTGCTATCAACAATTCATTAAATATGTCTAGTATGAATTTTGTTTCAGTGAAATATACGCTGGCCTTGATCATTACATTTGGTTTAGCATCAAGTTAGAATTTTTGGAAGAGTAAAATgacattttcgtccttgaggtttggccagttttgcgattttcgtccaaaggtttgttttttcacatccggatccaaaaggtttaaaatcttgccattttcatctggctcgttagctccatccatttttctccgttaagtcaggagaattttcttctttttttgtaaacttaaagggcaattcggtctttttcaggggtattcggtctttttaccaAAAGTGAAAAACCGCATTGctctttaagttagcaaaaagaCGAAAATTCCCCCAACTCAACggagaaaaatgaatggagttaacgagccagatgaaaatggcaagatttcaaaccttttggagccagatgcagaaaaacaaacctttggacgaaagtcacaaaactggccaaccttagggcatagttgtcaatagcggccgctatagcgcgctatgtagcgaGGCAACCAAGTGTCGCTATCTGGGTCATAGCGTGAATAGCGacagttaggtttttttttgatgtaaatagcaattagatatagctggatttataggtttttgttaaatatacatgtaaagtAGCATATATACCTAGGTATtctgatataatatacatataaaaaatttcaaaattctttttctagtgtgtcgctatttataaaatagcggtcgctattcgcaatgtagcatataggtcccttgtcgctattcgctattaacaactatgccttggggacgaaaatgacattttactcattTTGCACTAATAGAaacatatctatactatataataaaagaaacctgttttgggacacttgtcattctctcatttaattgattaaaattattaataatactaataataataataatatttaatctaatctaatacaaataataataatatttaatctaatctaatacaaattcttattattaattcaataacctGTTGTAActaaaattatattatatattatatatagtatagattagagAAGCTTAGGAATAGTAACATAGATTATGAATTTGAATATGATTATTTATGGATAACTTTAACCGGTcattaatataatatataaataaataggTGAACTTAGGAACTTAAAGATATTGTGAACATATTCAATACATACATCTATATCTTCTATActgtataataaaagaaacctgttttgagatacttttcattctctcatttaattgattaaaattattaataatactactaataataataataataataatatttaatctaatctaatacaaataataataatatttaatctaatctaatacaaattcttattattaattcaataacctattgttaaactaaaacttcaatagaatcttaaatcctagctaaacaagtttcgaaattcataataatattaatatgttagactaaatatattattgatatatatatatataaaatatattagagccgtcttatcgaactctacgacattaattaatatgttgtcattctctcatttaattgattaaaattattaataatactaataataataataatatttaatctaatctaatacaaataataataatatttaatctaatctaatacaaattcttattattaattcaataacctGTTGTAActaaaattatattatatattatatatagtatagattagagAAGCTTAGGAATAGTAACATAGATTATGAATTTGAATATGATTATTTATGGATAACTTTAACCGGTcattaatataatatataaataaataggTGAACTTAGGAACTTAAAGATATTGTGAACATATTCAATACATACATCTATATCTTCTATActgtataataaaagaaacctgttttgagatacttttcattctctcatttaattgattaaaattattaataatactaataataataataataataataataataataatatttaatctaatctaatacaaataataataatatttaatctaatctaatacaaattcttattattaattcaataacctattgttaaactaaaacttcaatagaatcttaaatcctagctaaacaagtttcgaaattcataataatattaatatgttagactaaatatattattgatatatatatataaaatatattagagccgtcttatcgaactctacgacattaattaatatgtacgggttgatgggttacatttatattaactcatttatgtcaatatggtatgtaaatgtctctgtctttgttttgcatttacaggaaatatctatgctatatagtttaaattgttcaacccgtgtaacacacggggaactaacctagttggTTATATTCAAATTTAGAATTTTGAAAGAGTTGAAGTGCGTATGAATCCGGCCGGACATGTTTAAATACAGGCCACAAATCTGGACCTTCGgctgtttattttcttttttttcattACCTGTGATTAGAGAACTCACCAGTACCCTGCTAACCTACAATTTTGAACAGTGTTTAATCAGAAAACCTTGTATGATGCGCACAAGAAAAGGACAAAGAAGATTGACGTTGATCTTGAAGAATACAACAGAATGAAGGAAGCAGATCCTGAGTTTTACAGAGAAGCTTCAAGTCTGCAATATGGAAAGGTAAATCAGGAAATCAAATTTCTCgtgtttttgttattattattttgataaaaaaataaacatgtttgtacaTCAATAGGCACCTAAAGTTTCAGAGGATAAGATTGAAAGGATGGTGAAGGAGCTAAGGGACAAAGATGAGAAGAGGAATGCGTTTAGTAGGAGAAGAAGATTTCATGAAGAGAAGGACATCGACTCCATTAATGACCGTAACGAGCATTTCAATAAGAAGATTGAACGCGCGTTTGGCAGATACACGCTCGAGATCAAGAACAATCTCGAGAGAGGAACTGCTTTGCCTGATTGATTCGAAGGTATTTGCGTTTCTTGCATACTTTTCATGTGTAACAATAGTTGAATGTGCGCTTTCGTTACTGGATTGTAAGCAGATATTGTAAGTCTTAAGCAATGATAGCAACTTGTGTATTTTGGTATTAATTTAAGACACTGCCTTGCTACGTTTTGGGTACTTTTGGCAACTGGGGTGGTCATAAACCGTTGAAACGCCTATACATAAGCAAATTAGCTGGTTTGATTAGTTTGAGATTTATACTGCTTGAAATATGGAAACCGAGCATTTAAACCAAACTGGTCATATGCCtttattttttaatctttttttttttttttttcattttttggaTATGCcgttatacatatatatatttataatatacATAAAACATCTTGTAACAGTTTCAAAAGTGCAACACAAACTTGCTGTTTTGAATTTTTCCGAAAAAAGGGGTTCAAACCGCCCAACTTTGGCAACCAACCAACCTGGCCTGTTAGGTTTGTTATTTTTTAAAACTGTAGCGAGTGGTCCAATCTAGAGTTTTTGTAACTCAAATCGGACTGGACTGTGAACACTGAACATCTCACAATGAGCTTTTCATGACCTTTTAAGTGTTTGGTCTTTAAAAAGCTTCATGTCGGGTTTTAGCTAGTAACCAATGTCATCAGAACTGATGACACAATGGCAGTTTAAATCAGGATATATGGATCGTTTTGCATTGGACTTCTCGGGTTTTTATGTTTTATGGTTGACCTGGTAACTCGGCTTGAGCAGGTGTTGAGGTGTTCCAGCCTTCCATACTTCCACAACACTGCCATTGTTCTGGTTCTTATGTCGATTGTTGTCAATGGGCTCTTATTTTTTGATGGTGTTCGGCACTTCCAATCATCGCATGGTGGACACCTAATTGTTTTTAACTGGGTCACAATTTTTGGTCTTCGTTTGCTTATGAAAAAGGTGTTTTACCAGTTTGGGTGAAGGGTATTCTACAAATCGAATAATGAT
Proteins encoded:
- the LOC110882370 gene encoding pre-mRNA-splicing factor syf2; the protein is MNEARKANQSAMVAEKKRKDGPQESRGISKQKWLDERKKKIGKLLDANGLDMKEAYMLDTQQVAETKYKKWEKEPAPAGWDVFNQKTLYDAHKKRTKKIDVDLEEYNRMKEADPEFYREASSLQYGKAPKVSEDKIERMVKELRDKDEKRNAFSRRRRFHEEKDIDSINDRNEHFNKKIERAFGRYTLEIKNNLERGTALPD